Proteins co-encoded in one Synechococcus elongatus PCC 6301 genomic window:
- the psaA gene encoding photosystem I core protein PsaA: MTISPPEREAKVKATVDKNPVPTSFEKWGKPGHFDRTLAKGPKTTTWIWNLHANAHDFDSHTSDLEDISRKIFSAHFGHLAVIFIWLSGAYFHGARFSNFSGWLADPTHVKPSAQVVWPIFGQEILNGDVGGGFHGIQITSGLFQLWRASGYTNEFQLYVTAIGALVMAGLMLFAGWFHYHKAAPKLEWFQNVESMLNHHLAGLLGLGSLSWAGHQIHVSLPVNKLLDAIDAGEPLVLNGKTIASAADIPLPHEFLDVSLISQLFPGFEAGVKAFFTLNWSAYADFLTFKGGLNPVTGGLWLTDTAHHHLAIAVLFIVAGHMYRTNWGIGHSLKEILEAHKGPFTGQGHKGLYEILTTSWHAQLSINLAILGSISIIVAHHMYAMPPYPYLATDYPTMLSLFTHHIWIGGFLIVGAGAHAAIFMVRDYDPAKNVDNLLDRVLRHRDAIISHLNWVCIWLGFHSFGLYIHNDTMRALGRPQDMFSDSAIQLQPIFAQWIQNIHALAPGNTAPNALASVSQVFGGDVVAVGGKVAAAPIVLGTADFMVHHIHAFTIHVTALILLKGVLYARSSRLVPDKANLGFRFPCDGPGRGGTCQVSGWDHVFLGLFWMYNSLSIVIFHYSWKMQSDVWGSVLPDGSVAHIANGNFAQSALTINGWLRDFLWAQASQVITSYGSSTSAYGLLFLGAHFVWAFSLMFLFSGRGYWQELIESIVWAHNKLKVAPAIQPRALSIIQGRAVGVAHYLLGGIVTTWSFFLARIIAVG; this comes from the coding sequence ATGACGATAAGCCCACCGGAGCGAGAAGCGAAGGTGAAGGCGACGGTTGATAAAAATCCGGTTCCGACTTCTTTTGAGAAGTGGGGTAAGCCGGGTCACTTCGACCGGACGCTGGCCAAAGGACCCAAAACCACAACTTGGATTTGGAACCTTCACGCTAACGCTCACGATTTCGATAGTCATACCAGTGACCTTGAAGATATTTCACGGAAAATCTTCAGCGCTCACTTTGGTCACCTTGCGGTGATCTTTATCTGGTTGAGCGGCGCTTACTTCCATGGCGCTCGCTTCTCCAATTTCAGCGGCTGGCTGGCCGATCCAACCCACGTCAAGCCCAGTGCCCAAGTCGTTTGGCCGATCTTCGGACAGGAGATCCTCAACGGCGATGTTGGCGGTGGCTTCCATGGCATTCAGATCACCTCCGGTCTGTTCCAGCTCTGGCGGGCCTCCGGCTACACCAACGAGTTTCAGCTCTACGTCACGGCGATCGGTGCGCTCGTGATGGCGGGTCTCATGCTGTTTGCTGGCTGGTTCCACTACCACAAAGCAGCTCCCAAGCTGGAATGGTTCCAAAACGTCGAATCGATGTTGAACCACCACTTGGCTGGCTTACTCGGTCTGGGCAGCTTGTCCTGGGCGGGTCACCAGATTCACGTGTCGCTGCCGGTCAACAAACTGCTGGATGCGATCGACGCTGGCGAACCGTTGGTTCTCAACGGCAAAACCATCGCTTCTGCGGCTGATATTCCGCTGCCGCATGAGTTCTTGGATGTCAGCCTGATCTCGCAGCTGTTCCCGGGCTTTGAAGCCGGTGTGAAAGCCTTCTTCACGCTCAACTGGTCAGCCTATGCCGACTTCCTGACCTTCAAAGGTGGCCTGAACCCCGTCACCGGTGGCCTCTGGCTGACCGATACGGCTCACCACCACTTGGCGATCGCCGTCCTCTTCATTGTTGCGGGTCACATGTACCGCACGAACTGGGGTATCGGCCACAGCCTCAAAGAAATCTTGGAAGCTCACAAAGGTCCTTTCACTGGCCAAGGCCACAAAGGTCTCTATGAGATTCTGACCACTTCTTGGCATGCCCAACTGTCGATCAACCTAGCCATCCTGGGTTCGATCAGCATCATCGTGGCTCACCACATGTACGCGATGCCTCCGTATCCGTACTTGGCGACCGACTACCCGACGATGCTGTCACTGTTTACTCACCACATCTGGATTGGTGGGTTCCTGATCGTCGGTGCTGGTGCTCACGCTGCCATTTTCATGGTGCGGGACTACGATCCGGCCAAGAATGTCGACAACCTCCTCGATCGCGTTCTGCGTCACCGCGATGCGATCATCAGCCACCTGAACTGGGTGTGCATCTGGCTAGGCTTCCACAGCTTCGGCCTCTACATCCACAACGACACGATGCGTGCGTTGGGCCGTCCCCAAGACATGTTCTCGGATTCGGCGATTCAACTGCAGCCCATCTTTGCGCAGTGGATCCAAAACATTCATGCCCTTGCACCGGGTAACACTGCTCCTAACGCCCTGGCTTCGGTCAGCCAAGTGTTTGGTGGCGATGTGGTTGCAGTCGGCGGCAAAGTCGCTGCTGCCCCGATTGTGCTGGGTACTGCGGACTTCATGGTCCACCACATCCACGCCTTCACGATTCACGTCACGGCGCTGATTCTCCTCAAGGGCGTTCTCTACGCTCGGAGTTCGCGTCTGGTTCCTGACAAAGCCAACCTTGGCTTCCGGTTCCCCTGCGACGGCCCTGGCCGTGGCGGCACCTGCCAAGTCTCTGGTTGGGACCACGTGTTCCTAGGCTTGTTCTGGATGTACAACTCCCTGTCGATTGTAATTTTCCACTACAGCTGGAAAATGCAGTCCGATGTTTGGGGTTCCGTGCTGCCTGATGGTTCGGTAGCGCACATCGCGAATGGCAACTTTGCTCAAAGTGCCCTCACGATCAATGGCTGGTTGCGTGACTTCCTGTGGGCGCAAGCGTCTCAGGTGATCACCTCCTACGGCAGCTCGACCTCTGCCTATGGCCTGCTGTTCTTGGGTGCTCACTTTGTCTGGGCCTTCAGCTTGATGTTCCTGTTCAGTGGCCGTGGCTACTGGCAAGAGCTGATCGAGTCCATCGTCTGGGCTCACAACAAGCTCAAAGTGGCTCCTGCCATCCAACCGCGTGCGCTCAGCATCATCCAAGGCCGGGCAGTGGGCGTTGCTCACTACCTACTGGGTGGAATTGTGACCACATGGTCTTTCTTCCTGGCCCGCATCATTGCAGTTGGTTAG
- the psaB gene encoding photosystem I core protein PsaB — translation MATKFPKFSQDLAQDPTTRRIWYGIATAHDFESHDGMTEENLYQKIFASHFGHLAIIFLWVSGNLFHVAWQGNFEQWSQDPLHVRPIAHAIWDPHFGQGAIDAFTQAGASSPVNVAYSGVYHWWYTIGMRTNGDLYQGSIFLLILSALFLFAGWLHLQPKFRPSLSWFKNAESRLNHHLAGLFGFSSLAWTGHLVHVAIPEARGQHVGWDNFLSTLPHPAGLAPFFTGNWSVYAENPDTASHAFGTAEGAGTAILTFLGGFHPQTEALWLTDIAHHHLAIAVIFIIAGHMYRTNFGIGHSIKEILEAHKPPAGGLGAGHKGLYETLNNSLHFQLALALASLGVVTSLVAQHMYSMPPYAFIAKDYTTMAALYTHHQYIATFIMCGAFAHGAIFLIRDYDPEANKNNVLARVLEHKEAIISHLSWVSLFLGFHTLGLYVHNDVVVAFGTPEKQILIEPVFAQFVQAASGKALYGFNVLLANADSAATAASLGTYLPNWLDAINSGKTALFLPIGPGDFLVHHAIALGLHTTTLILVKGALDARGSKLMPDKKDFGYSFPCDGPGRGGTCDISAWDAFYLAVFWALNTVGWVTFYWHWKNLTVWQGNVAQFNESSTYLMGWLRDYLWLNSSQLINGYNPFGTNNLSVWSWMFLFGHLIWATGFMFLISWRGYWQELIETIVWAHQRTPLANIVGWKDKPVALSIVQARVVGLAHFTVGYFLTYAAFLIASTAGKFG, via the coding sequence ATGGCAACCAAGTTTCCTAAATTCAGCCAAGACCTCGCTCAGGATCCGACAACACGTCGGATTTGGTACGGGATTGCTACCGCCCATGACTTTGAAAGTCATGACGGCATGACCGAGGAAAATCTTTACCAAAAGATTTTCGCCTCGCACTTTGGACACCTCGCAATCATCTTCTTGTGGGTGTCTGGCAACCTGTTCCACGTCGCCTGGCAAGGTAACTTCGAGCAGTGGAGCCAAGATCCGCTCCATGTTCGCCCAATCGCCCACGCGATTTGGGATCCCCACTTTGGTCAAGGGGCGATCGACGCCTTTACCCAAGCGGGTGCTTCTTCTCCGGTGAACGTCGCCTACTCGGGCGTCTACCACTGGTGGTACACCATTGGCATGCGCACCAATGGTGACCTCTACCAAGGCTCAATCTTCCTTTTGATCCTGTCTGCGCTCTTCCTGTTTGCTGGTTGGCTGCACTTGCAGCCCAAGTTCCGCCCCAGCCTCAGCTGGTTCAAGAACGCCGAATCGCGCCTCAACCACCACTTGGCAGGTCTGTTCGGCTTCAGCTCGCTGGCTTGGACGGGTCACTTGGTGCACGTCGCCATCCCTGAAGCGCGTGGCCAACATGTGGGCTGGGATAACTTCCTGTCCACCCTGCCTCACCCGGCTGGTTTGGCTCCGTTCTTCACCGGTAACTGGAGCGTTTACGCCGAGAATCCGGACACCGCTAGCCATGCCTTTGGTACGGCTGAAGGTGCGGGTACCGCAATCCTGACCTTCCTGGGTGGCTTCCATCCGCAAACGGAAGCGCTCTGGCTAACGGACATTGCCCACCACCACCTGGCGATCGCAGTGATCTTCATCATTGCGGGCCACATGTACCGGACTAACTTTGGTATCGGCCACAGCATCAAAGAGATCTTGGAAGCCCACAAACCCCCGGCTGGTGGTTTGGGTGCAGGCCACAAAGGTCTCTACGAAACGCTGAACAACTCGCTGCACTTCCAACTGGCGCTTGCGCTGGCTTCGCTGGGTGTGGTCACCTCACTGGTGGCTCAACACATGTACTCCATGCCCCCGTATGCCTTCATCGCGAAGGACTATACGACCATGGCTGCGCTGTACACCCACCACCAGTACATCGCGACCTTCATCATGTGCGGTGCGTTTGCCCACGGTGCGATCTTCTTGATCCGCGACTATGACCCTGAGGCAAACAAAAACAACGTCTTGGCTCGCGTTCTGGAGCACAAAGAAGCGATCATCAGCCACCTGAGCTGGGTCTCGCTCTTCCTGGGCTTCCACACTCTTGGCCTCTACGTTCACAACGACGTGGTCGTTGCTTTCGGAACTCCCGAAAAACAAATCCTGATCGAGCCGGTCTTCGCGCAGTTTGTGCAAGCGGCTTCGGGTAAAGCGCTCTACGGCTTCAACGTGCTGCTGGCGAATGCCGACAGTGCTGCGACGGCTGCAAGCCTGGGCACCTACCTGCCCAACTGGCTGGATGCTATTAACTCCGGCAAAACCGCTCTCTTCCTGCCGATCGGCCCTGGCGATTTCCTGGTTCACCATGCGATCGCTCTCGGCCTGCACACCACCACCTTGATTCTGGTCAAAGGTGCTTTGGATGCCCGTGGCTCCAAACTGATGCCGGACAAGAAAGACTTCGGTTACAGCTTCCCTTGCGACGGTCCTGGCCGTGGCGGCACCTGCGACATCTCGGCGTGGGACGCTTTCTACCTGGCTGTCTTCTGGGCGCTGAACACCGTTGGCTGGGTGACCTTCTACTGGCACTGGAAAAACCTGACCGTTTGGCAGGGCAATGTGGCTCAGTTCAATGAGTCCAGCACCTACCTGATGGGCTGGTTGCGCGACTACCTCTGGTTGAACAGCTCGCAGCTGATCAACGGCTACAACCCCTTCGGCACGAACAACCTGTCTGTCTGGTCTTGGATGTTCCTCTTCGGCCACCTGATCTGGGCAACTGGTTTCATGTTCCTGATCTCTTGGCGGGGTTACTGGCAAGAGCTGATCGAAACCATCGTCTGGGCGCACCAACGCACCCCGCTGGCCAACATCGTTGGCTGGAAAGACAAGCCGGTGGCTCTGTCGATTGTTCAAGCCCGTGTGGTTGGCTTGGCTCACTTCACGGTGGGTTACTTCCTAACCTATGCGGCCTTCTTGATTGCTTCCACAGCCGGCAAGTTCGGTTGA
- the gcvP gene encoding aminomethyl-transferring glycine dehydrogenase produces MSASPHNFAQRHLGPRPADVEQMLQKLGCESLEDLLAAVVPADIRLPRSLNLPEPCSEAEALAELRAIAHQNQILRSYLGQGYANCLTPPVIQRNILENPGWYTAYTPYQAEIAQGRLEALLNFQTMVSDLTGLEIANASLLDEATAAAEAMTLSLAVAKSKSQTYFVAHNCHPQTIAVVQTRAAALGIEVLVADLLQFDFQTPIFGLLLQYPATDGTIADYRSVIEQAHAQGAIATVACDLLALTLLTPPGEFGADIAVGNSQRFGVPLGYGGPHAAFFATKEAYKRQIPGRIVGVSKDAQGQPALRLALQTREQHIRRDKATSNICTAQVLLAVVAGFYAVYHGAEGLTAIARQVRRQTQILAEELQSLGFKIPQQPGFDTLIVEVEDPKVWQSRTEAAGFNLRCLSDRQLGISLDETTTDSDLLDLLTVFAQGRSLPAWEDLQAAVTDEVDPAFARQTPFLTHPVFQQYHSETELLRYIHRLQSRDLSLTTAMIPLGSCTMKLNATAEMLPISWPEFNQIHPFAPLSQTQGYQQLFQQLESWLAEITGFAAVSLQPNAGSQGEYAGLLVIQRYHQSRGEDHRQICLIPQSAHGTNPASAVMAGMKVVPIACDDRGNIDVSDLQQKAAQYADQLAALMVTYPSTHGVFEEAIAEICAIVHQQGGQVYLDGANLNAQVGLCQPAQFGADVCHLNLHKTFCIPHGGGGPGVGPIGVAAHLAPFLPSHPLVPEANADPQALGPIAAAPWGSASILPISWMYIRMMGAAGLTQASAIAILNANYIATRLAPYYPILYRGDRGFVAHECILDLRPLKRTAGIEVEDVAKRLMDYGFHAPTMSWPVLGTLMVEPTESESLAELDRFCEAMIGIYHEVDAIASGDLDPLDNPLKHAPHPADVLLQSDWNRAYSREQAAYPAPWTREHKFWPVVSRIDNAYGDRNLVCSCLPMSAYSDR; encoded by the coding sequence ATGTCTGCTTCGCCCCACAACTTTGCTCAGCGGCATCTCGGGCCACGGCCGGCCGATGTCGAGCAGATGTTGCAGAAGTTAGGTTGCGAGAGCCTAGAAGACTTGCTGGCGGCGGTAGTCCCTGCAGATATTCGTTTGCCACGATCGCTGAATTTGCCTGAGCCCTGCAGTGAGGCCGAAGCGCTGGCGGAATTGCGAGCGATCGCCCATCAAAATCAGATCCTGCGCTCCTATCTTGGCCAAGGCTATGCCAACTGCCTGACGCCGCCTGTAATTCAGCGTAATATTCTCGAAAATCCGGGCTGGTACACCGCCTACACGCCCTACCAAGCCGAGATTGCCCAAGGACGCTTGGAAGCACTGCTCAACTTCCAGACCATGGTCAGCGATCTGACGGGGCTGGAGATCGCCAACGCCTCCCTGTTGGATGAGGCAACAGCGGCAGCCGAAGCGATGACCCTCAGTTTGGCAGTCGCGAAGTCAAAGTCTCAGACCTACTTCGTTGCCCACAACTGCCATCCGCAAACGATCGCGGTGGTACAGACTCGGGCTGCTGCACTGGGGATTGAAGTGCTCGTCGCAGATCTGCTGCAGTTTGACTTCCAGACGCCGATTTTTGGACTGCTGCTGCAATATCCCGCCACCGACGGCACGATCGCAGATTACCGCTCGGTGATTGAGCAAGCCCATGCTCAGGGCGCGATCGCAACCGTTGCCTGCGACTTGCTAGCACTAACCCTGCTGACCCCTCCAGGGGAATTTGGCGCGGATATCGCGGTTGGGAATAGTCAGCGGTTCGGCGTGCCCCTCGGTTACGGCGGTCCTCATGCGGCATTCTTTGCCACCAAGGAAGCCTACAAACGGCAGATTCCGGGGCGGATTGTCGGTGTCTCTAAGGATGCCCAAGGTCAACCAGCACTGCGCTTGGCGTTGCAGACGCGGGAGCAACATATTCGTCGCGACAAGGCCACGAGCAATATCTGCACGGCGCAGGTCTTGCTGGCTGTGGTGGCTGGCTTCTACGCGGTCTACCACGGGGCAGAAGGACTGACCGCGATCGCGAGGCAAGTGCGTCGCCAGACTCAGATCTTGGCGGAGGAGTTGCAGTCTCTCGGATTCAAGATTCCTCAGCAGCCGGGCTTTGACACGCTGATCGTTGAGGTCGAAGACCCGAAAGTTTGGCAGTCGCGAACTGAAGCAGCGGGTTTTAATCTGCGTTGTCTGAGCGATCGCCAGCTTGGTATCAGCCTCGATGAAACGACGACTGACAGCGATCTCCTCGACCTGCTCACTGTTTTTGCTCAAGGGCGATCGTTGCCAGCTTGGGAGGATCTACAAGCGGCTGTGACTGACGAAGTGGATCCAGCCTTCGCCCGCCAAACGCCCTTCCTGACCCATCCCGTCTTTCAGCAGTACCACTCGGAAACCGAGTTGCTGCGCTATATCCATCGCCTCCAGAGTCGTGATCTATCGCTGACTACAGCGATGATTCCGCTCGGCTCCTGCACGATGAAGCTCAACGCCACGGCGGAGATGCTACCGATCAGTTGGCCGGAGTTTAATCAGATTCACCCCTTTGCACCGCTGAGTCAAACCCAGGGTTATCAACAGCTGTTCCAGCAGCTTGAGTCTTGGCTAGCCGAAATTACGGGCTTCGCAGCGGTCTCCCTACAACCCAATGCTGGCTCTCAAGGGGAATATGCGGGTCTACTCGTCATCCAGCGCTACCACCAGAGTCGCGGCGAAGATCACCGCCAGATTTGCCTGATTCCGCAGTCGGCTCACGGGACTAATCCCGCCAGCGCGGTGATGGCTGGCATGAAAGTCGTGCCGATCGCCTGTGACGATCGCGGCAACATTGATGTCAGTGACCTGCAGCAAAAAGCTGCCCAGTATGCGGATCAGCTCGCAGCACTGATGGTCACCTATCCCTCTACTCACGGCGTCTTTGAGGAAGCGATCGCGGAGATCTGTGCGATCGTTCATCAGCAGGGCGGCCAAGTTTATTTAGATGGTGCCAATCTCAACGCCCAAGTCGGCCTCTGTCAGCCCGCCCAATTTGGGGCGGATGTCTGTCATCTCAACCTCCACAAGACCTTTTGCATTCCCCACGGCGGTGGTGGCCCCGGCGTTGGCCCGATCGGTGTTGCCGCGCACCTTGCGCCCTTCCTGCCGAGTCATCCGCTCGTCCCAGAAGCGAATGCCGATCCGCAAGCCCTTGGCCCGATCGCAGCCGCCCCTTGGGGGAGTGCCAGCATCCTGCCCATTTCTTGGATGTATATCCGCATGATGGGTGCAGCTGGGTTGACGCAAGCCAGCGCAATCGCAATTCTCAACGCCAACTACATTGCCACACGACTAGCGCCCTACTATCCAATCCTCTATCGGGGCGATCGCGGCTTTGTTGCCCACGAATGTATCCTTGACCTACGACCGCTCAAACGCACAGCCGGGATTGAAGTCGAGGATGTCGCCAAACGGCTGATGGACTACGGCTTTCATGCGCCAACCATGTCTTGGCCCGTGCTCGGCACGTTGATGGTCGAGCCAACCGAGAGTGAATCGCTGGCAGAACTCGATCGCTTCTGTGAAGCGATGATCGGCATTTATCACGAGGTGGACGCGATCGCCAGCGGTGACTTGGATCCCCTCGACAATCCCCTCAAGCATGCGCCCCACCCGGCAGATGTGCTGCTCCAGTCTGACTGGAATCGCGCCTACAGCCGCGAGCAGGCCGCTTATCCTGCCCCTTGGACGCGAGAACACAAATTCTGGCCAGTGGTCAGCCGCATCGATAACGCCTACGGCGATCGCAATCTCGTCTGCTCCTGTCTACCCATGAGCGCCTACAGCGATCGCTGA
- the gcvH gene encoding glycine cleavage system protein GcvH, producing MALIYPDNLRYFDSHEYVRLDGDIAVIGISAYAIDQLGDIVFLELPEVGSTIAIGASFGTVESVKAVEEVYAPVTGEIIERNEAALEAPEILNSDPYEQGWLLKVQLTGKPDLSDSYDAAQYQALVEGQ from the coding sequence ATGGCGCTGATCTACCCTGACAACCTTCGCTACTTCGACAGTCACGAGTACGTCCGCCTTGATGGTGATATTGCCGTCATTGGCATCAGCGCCTACGCCATCGACCAGTTGGGCGACATCGTTTTTCTCGAGCTTCCTGAGGTTGGCAGCACGATCGCGATCGGAGCCAGTTTTGGCACCGTCGAGTCGGTCAAAGCAGTAGAGGAAGTCTACGCGCCGGTGACCGGCGAGATCATCGAGCGCAACGAAGCCGCACTAGAAGCCCCAGAAATTCTCAACAGCGATCCCTACGAACAGGGGTGGTTGCTCAAGGTGCAGTTGACGGGCAAGCCGGATTTGTCAGACTCCTACGATGCAGCCCAGTATCAAGCTCTGGTTGAGGGTCAGTAG